A window of the Haloquadratum walsbyi C23 genome harbors these coding sequences:
- a CDS encoding ArsR/SmtB family transcription factor, with translation MTTNAYPTGSLDESGGLETTSETASVPNGELVELLADEYVCALLCALDSDPQSVDTLVEACSMSRPTAYRRLDRLTETGIVDARINPIPDGHHKREFWLVHDSFEIQIDADGIDGSLVDNI, from the coding sequence ATGACGACGAATGCATATCCAACTGGGTCGCTTGATGAATCCGGCGGTCTTGAAACCACGAGTGAAACGGCATCTGTGCCAAATGGAGAGTTAGTTGAACTCCTTGCAGATGAGTATGTCTGTGCACTCCTGTGTGCGCTTGATTCGGATCCACAGTCAGTTGATACTCTCGTTGAGGCGTGTTCAATGTCTCGACCAACCGCATACCGGCGGCTTGACCGTCTCACTGAAACAGGTATTGTTGATGCCCGGATTAATCCTATTCCCGATGGTCATCACAAACGAGAGTTCTGGCTTGTGCATGATTCATTCGAGATTCAGATTGATGCTGATGGTATTGATGGGTCACTCGTAGATAATATATGA
- a CDS encoding FAD-dependent oxidoreductase: MNTESSNNQNDTTAEKGSGMGGDRDRQILIAGDGVTATLTAGFVEQAGLDPLLASVGADPIRTGIVVFWKPGLQLLERIGLRRPIERHGSPLTELMYHNITESADQITKVNEPTPTDPSLIAIGRSDLESIFEWSIRKRVDTTDRIVSTVTGTTDTGPEHISSSSPTACASFNDNVTERFDAIVAEHRGVLTTATDTERSYGNVHTWSFRWPAETSAPVHSIELWGEQIAAFIIPIGTDDVWVRLVARNDTSAGATITVSDLESRFGTLFNPIEDPFDQLNQHDIQYGRVSDSHPISIAMNGIALVGAGARSGVPGDRLCPTLGCEDAWVLADELAYGPEVVEEALSEYEQRRRQRMKQLVNAVPVSTSRLPTDCSVFVKRLAGRRTIAFGNMLECSVPASIQSSSI, encoded by the coding sequence ATGAATACTGAATCATCTAATAATCAGAATGATACCACAGCAGAGAAAGGATCGGGCATGGGTGGTGACCGTGATCGACAGATTCTGATTGCCGGCGATGGTGTTACCGCGACGCTAACAGCTGGATTCGTCGAACAAGCCGGTCTCGATCCACTCCTCGCAAGTGTTGGTGCAGACCCTATCCGAACAGGGATTGTCGTATTCTGGAAACCAGGATTACAATTACTCGAGCGGATTGGGCTTCGGCGTCCAATTGAGCGTCATGGATCCCCATTGACAGAGCTCATGTATCATAACATAACAGAGTCAGCAGATCAAATAACCAAAGTTAACGAACCGACGCCAACAGACCCATCGCTGATTGCTATTGGACGCTCAGATCTTGAATCAATCTTTGAATGGTCAATTCGTAAGCGTGTTGATACAACAGATCGGATTGTGAGCACGGTAACTGGGACAACAGACACTGGACCTGAACATATCTCATCATCAAGTCCCACAGCATGTGCGAGCTTTAATGACAATGTCACAGAACGATTTGATGCAATCGTAGCTGAACACCGCGGCGTACTTACAACAGCGACAGATACTGAACGCTCATATGGCAACGTGCATACATGGTCATTTCGTTGGCCAGCGGAAACATCGGCTCCAGTGCACTCAATTGAACTGTGGGGCGAGCAGATTGCTGCATTTATTATTCCCATCGGGACCGACGACGTGTGGGTTCGACTTGTTGCTCGAAATGATACCTCAGCGGGAGCGACAATTACGGTTTCAGATCTCGAGTCACGGTTTGGGACACTATTCAATCCAATTGAAGATCCGTTTGACCAGCTTAATCAGCATGATATTCAGTATGGACGAGTGAGCGATAGTCACCCGATATCAATCGCGATGAACGGTATTGCACTCGTTGGGGCTGGTGCACGATCAGGTGTTCCAGGAGATCGCTTATGTCCAACACTCGGGTGTGAAGATGCATGGGTCCTCGCAGATGAACTTGCGTATGGTCCAGAGGTGGTTGAAGAAGCGCTATCAGAATATGAACAGCGGCGACGCCAGCGGATGAAACAGCTTGTGAATGCGGTCCCGGTATCAACGTCTCGACTGCCAACAGATTGCTCGGTGTTTGTCAAACGCCTCGCCGGACGGCGGACGATTGCATTTGGAAATATGCTCGAGTGTTCAGTCCCAGCCTCAATCCAGTCAAGCAGTATCTAA
- a CDS encoding PAS domain S-box protein, protein MESSLQSLRLATVASDHVITALQNSIDVLKQSIEIIPTSVDERQYDVPSDDFSPDTVSDSKDDDMGTDTEIDPLISLTEALSQTSNSDSNDDTSLQTDSATTFDCLLIYRGLLCAEEYETVIQSQREQYPNLPIVAFGDDSSTKSITAALDAGATTFFPQELCLNRPEHVVARILNIATDTSTHTTPPDSPYSSSTVETANVSFTPSSPQSVQSASHNELHTEEMHAGTQSVSTPDTESAEIAALGFEHLCTPAAIIDVTTGDIATLNRAFAELLTHNSNIQDTAASRESSIDISKYSGRAIRSVWDRSSADDFNSLTETLTSVAESKTQETGDLALTPVSDNDKTRWISATFCPIQSSNQFIVLTGEDITEIRQQYSDTGHVVEIFDQPTTTHDPETGAVRNVNKSFADMFGYDAEIGGDESLISNLAASSTDVQTSVSSDTDSDGFSSVTQTSQDHSDIQSAIIQAGNEWNPSYHEWQVETADGTTRWLSTNIWPGRDNDGRCVYTVSRDITARKRQETELDKIKRRFQLVTENVDEIIYVVDADFSEIKYINDAYEDIWGRSVDALYEDTTAFIDGIDPRDRETFRADFEEMRKEIRAGNPADSYEFEFRVCHPDGDIRWILATGYPVITDIGPNQYVGLAEDITERRQLEESYQTLFESVSDGLVLHEPQRGDILDVNQQFCSMYDCDRDELENKSLNTVLPDDPEFRYDRALKRIKQLDIGESQLFEWRGQRSNGEVFPIEVHLRAIEIKGNRRILASVRDITDRKEREEQIRESERTYREIFNKVSAGISIHDPETKDIVEVNDTMCSALGYDRQTLINTDEWVTSSDDSYTAERGAEIIDRVMNSGSPEEYEWVLEDANGNERVMLVKGSPAMINGESRFLSTSQEITERKHRETLVKNLQCAIDDIQDADSQAAIHDVVVKTVREALELPLTTCWVHPASELDSAIDDSVAEDALIYASGDSPEITIGVEGENERNLTSENPSKSTNSVNTELTPDRADKSEAQLLDSESPEYGIFTEGDATTYSPVNHRSGNPLTTAVAIPIGDHGLLIAGERDREEYESYLVDAAQVLAGHAATALNRVERAAQVREHERRLQAIIDRIDEAIFLSTPQSLISDNSERGIISSGYADIWGRSLSELHEVHEEGFFGTLHPDDYRSHRRWVTQIVEEIEDGDYADRYSREYRILRPDGSVRWIHSDYYPTEWDDNTLRVVVVGRDITARREQQERIESFHDATAKLTTADSVNDAGQIAVEAAASALEIPATAVYHYNDDTGALDPIATGPAVPVQTADSLQSLTPAESPAWKTFVDETVQHIEPETGSCLNVGTFETAVILPLGRNGVLVVWQSTDIDLDIASILAATLEAALNRLRGEQRLESQQAALTKQTERASRLESIAKLTQRVEAAITTQSSRADTHEAVCDELVDVEPFNGAWVSTAPVGTNQLTVQTTAGIDTDTVERYLYAEEELSDADSSDSNAQNSLIAESHPTVEAWQTNSYVAISGLVETGRQQAWRRVLLREGIGAICAVPISYEGITYGVLTVVATGADAFNDRTVDVLSQLGTSVGYAITALERQRALESDETIELEFRGHKMAVPFARVATQTDGRVRHDRTVRRQDGSVSVYYTLFNDTPSTLIQTAENTLPGDIDIVAKRESAIIIERKGSSWFGSLISECGGILRQCRADGSETTLIIELPQEANTRTIVERMIEAFPRLELTAQRQHHETNSTPEEIRGQLEQQLTDRQLEAIETAHTMGYFDWPRESSGEEVAATLGITQPTVNKHIRLGEHGIFELLFGNLS, encoded by the coding sequence ATGGAATCAAGTCTTCAGTCGCTACGTCTTGCGACTGTAGCAAGTGATCACGTTATAACCGCTCTGCAGAATTCGATTGACGTACTCAAACAATCAATTGAGATTATCCCGACTTCGGTCGATGAGCGACAATATGACGTTCCATCAGACGATTTCTCTCCCGATACAGTCAGCGACAGCAAAGACGATGATATGGGAACAGACACTGAGATAGATCCTCTCATATCACTCACAGAGGCGTTGTCTCAGACCTCAAACTCAGATTCGAATGATGATACGTCGCTCCAGACTGATTCAGCAACCACTTTTGATTGTTTACTCATTTATCGTGGGTTATTGTGTGCTGAGGAGTATGAGACAGTCATTCAGTCCCAACGGGAGCAATACCCTAATCTTCCAATCGTTGCTTTTGGTGATGATTCATCAACTAAGAGTATCACAGCAGCCCTTGATGCAGGTGCAACGACGTTCTTCCCTCAGGAGCTATGTCTCAATCGTCCAGAACACGTCGTCGCACGTATATTGAATATTGCCACTGATACGTCGACACATACGACACCTCCCGACTCTCCTTACTCGTCAAGCACAGTTGAAACAGCGAACGTATCATTTACACCTTCCTCACCACAGTCTGTTCAGAGCGCTTCGCATAATGAACTGCATACTGAGGAGATGCATGCCGGGACACAGTCAGTATCGACTCCTGATACAGAATCCGCAGAGATAGCAGCTCTTGGGTTTGAGCATCTTTGCACGCCCGCTGCTATCATTGATGTGACAACCGGTGATATTGCTACACTCAACCGTGCGTTCGCTGAGTTGCTTACTCATAATAGCAATATTCAGGATACTGCTGCCTCCAGAGAAAGTTCAATCGACATATCGAAATATTCTGGTCGTGCTATCCGGTCGGTATGGGACAGATCAAGTGCTGATGATTTTAATTCGCTTACAGAAACACTCACCAGTGTCGCCGAGTCGAAAACACAGGAGACTGGTGACCTTGCGTTAACCCCAGTAAGTGATAATGATAAGACACGATGGATTTCTGCGACGTTCTGCCCGATTCAGTCCTCCAATCAGTTCATCGTGCTAACTGGAGAGGACATCACTGAAATAAGACAACAATATTCTGACACCGGACACGTCGTTGAAATCTTTGATCAACCAACCACAACACACGACCCAGAAACGGGTGCTGTTCGGAATGTGAATAAATCATTTGCTGACATGTTTGGGTATGACGCTGAGATAGGTGGTGATGAATCACTCATTTCAAACCTTGCCGCGTCATCAACAGACGTGCAAACTTCTGTCAGTAGTGATACTGACTCAGATGGATTCAGTAGTGTCACCCAGACGTCACAGGACCACTCTGATATTCAATCCGCTATTATTCAGGCTGGCAATGAATGGAACCCAAGTTATCATGAGTGGCAAGTCGAAACCGCAGATGGAACAACGCGATGGCTCTCAACAAATATCTGGCCTGGTCGAGATAATGATGGACGGTGTGTCTATACAGTCTCACGAGATATCACCGCTCGAAAGCGCCAGGAGACTGAGCTTGATAAAATAAAGCGACGATTCCAGTTAGTGACTGAGAATGTCGATGAAATTATCTATGTAGTCGATGCAGACTTCTCGGAAATTAAGTACATAAATGATGCATACGAAGACATCTGGGGTCGCAGTGTTGATGCCCTCTATGAGGATACAACTGCATTCATTGATGGAATTGATCCTCGCGATCGTGAGACTTTTCGAGCAGATTTCGAGGAGATGCGAAAAGAAATCCGTGCAGGTAATCCTGCAGATAGTTATGAATTTGAATTTCGCGTTTGTCACCCAGATGGAGATATCAGATGGATTCTTGCGACTGGTTACCCTGTGATAACTGATATTGGTCCAAATCAATATGTTGGTCTTGCTGAGGATATAACTGAACGACGGCAGCTCGAAGAATCATATCAGACGTTATTTGAAAGCGTTTCAGATGGACTTGTCTTACATGAACCACAGCGAGGCGACATTCTTGATGTCAATCAGCAGTTTTGTTCAATGTATGACTGTGACCGAGATGAGCTCGAAAACAAGTCACTCAATACTGTCCTTCCAGATGATCCCGAGTTCAGGTATGATCGAGCACTAAAACGAATTAAGCAACTTGATATTGGTGAGTCACAGCTATTTGAGTGGCGCGGACAGCGGTCAAATGGAGAGGTTTTCCCCATTGAGGTACATCTGAGGGCAATTGAAATCAAAGGAAATCGGCGAATCCTTGCAAGCGTCCGAGACATCACTGATCGAAAAGAACGCGAGGAGCAGATTCGTGAGAGTGAGCGAACGTATCGCGAGATATTCAACAAAGTAAGCGCAGGGATTAGTATTCATGATCCAGAAACAAAAGATATAGTTGAAGTCAACGATACAATGTGCTCAGCGCTGGGATATGATCGCCAAACACTCATTAACACTGATGAGTGGGTAACTTCCAGTGATGATTCATATACAGCCGAGCGAGGGGCTGAGATTATCGACCGAGTCATGAACTCTGGGTCCCCTGAAGAATATGAGTGGGTGTTAGAGGATGCTAACGGCAATGAGCGAGTGATGCTTGTCAAGGGATCCCCAGCAATGATCAACGGTGAATCCCGATTTCTCTCAACGTCTCAAGAGATAACAGAGCGGAAACATCGAGAAACATTGGTGAAAAATCTCCAGTGTGCTATCGATGATATTCAAGATGCTGACTCACAGGCTGCGATTCATGATGTTGTTGTTAAGACTGTTCGTGAGGCTCTTGAGCTTCCATTGACCACATGCTGGGTTCATCCAGCCTCCGAACTGGACTCAGCAATAGATGACTCAGTCGCTGAGGATGCGTTGATATATGCAAGTGGTGACTCCCCTGAAATCACTATCGGTGTTGAGGGTGAGAATGAACGCAATCTCACCTCTGAGAATCCGAGTAAATCAACCAATAGTGTCAATACCGAATTGACACCTGACAGAGCAGATAAATCGGAAGCGCAACTACTTGACTCAGAGTCACCTGAATATGGCATCTTCACTGAGGGTGACGCAACGACATACTCACCGGTTAATCATCGCTCCGGGAATCCACTCACCACTGCTGTTGCTATTCCAATCGGCGATCATGGACTACTGATTGCAGGTGAACGTGATCGTGAGGAATATGAGTCATACCTTGTCGACGCTGCACAAGTATTAGCTGGGCATGCAGCAACGGCTCTTAATCGTGTTGAGCGAGCCGCACAAGTTCGTGAGCATGAGAGACGACTGCAAGCTATCATTGATCGAATTGATGAAGCAATCTTCTTATCGACACCACAAAGTCTTATAAGTGATAACTCAGAACGGGGGATAATCAGCTCAGGGTATGCTGACATCTGGGGACGCTCACTTTCAGAGCTACATGAAGTGCATGAAGAGGGCTTCTTTGGAACACTTCATCCAGACGATTATCGATCACATCGTCGCTGGGTAACACAAATTGTTGAGGAAATAGAGGATGGCGACTATGCTGACCGGTACAGTCGTGAGTACCGCATACTCCGTCCTGATGGATCAGTTCGTTGGATACACTCAGATTATTATCCAACGGAGTGGGATGATAATACATTACGTGTCGTCGTCGTCGGTCGGGATATTACCGCCCGGCGGGAACAGCAAGAGCGAATCGAGTCTTTCCATGATGCAACAGCGAAACTAACAACTGCAGATAGTGTCAATGATGCAGGTCAGATCGCCGTTGAGGCTGCTGCATCGGCACTTGAGATACCCGCAACGGCTGTTTATCATTATAATGATGACACAGGCGCACTTGACCCAATAGCCACCGGTCCTGCTGTTCCCGTTCAGACGGCTGATTCTCTCCAATCTCTCACACCTGCTGAGTCGCCTGCTTGGAAGACATTTGTTGATGAGACGGTTCAACATATCGAGCCCGAGACAGGTTCGTGTCTCAATGTGGGCACATTTGAGACGGCTGTGATTCTTCCACTTGGACGCAATGGTGTTCTTGTCGTCTGGCAGTCAACAGATATTGATCTTGATATAGCAAGTATTCTTGCAGCGACACTCGAAGCAGCACTCAATAGACTTCGTGGTGAACAGCGACTTGAATCACAGCAGGCAGCATTGACCAAACAAACCGAGCGAGCCAGTCGACTTGAGTCAATAGCTAAGTTGACACAGCGTGTCGAGGCAGCAATTACTACACAATCATCACGAGCAGACACCCATGAGGCGGTTTGTGACGAACTTGTTGACGTTGAACCATTCAATGGCGCTTGGGTTTCGACAGCACCAGTCGGAACCAATCAGCTCACTGTCCAGACAACAGCAGGGATCGATACCGACACAGTTGAACGATATTTATATGCTGAAGAGGAGCTATCAGACGCTGATAGCAGCGATAGTAATGCTCAAAATAGCCTCATAGCTGAGAGTCATCCAACGGTCGAGGCATGGCAGACAAACTCATATGTAGCAATCAGTGGGCTTGTTGAGACCGGTCGACAACAAGCCTGGCGGCGAGTTCTTCTTCGAGAGGGTATCGGTGCAATCTGCGCAGTCCCAATTTCGTATGAAGGCATTACATATGGTGTTCTTACAGTCGTAGCCACCGGTGCTGATGCCTTCAATGACCGAACGGTTGACGTTCTTTCACAACTTGGTACCTCAGTGGGGTATGCGATTACCGCACTTGAACGCCAGCGCGCGCTTGAATCTGATGAGACAATTGAATTAGAATTCCGTGGTCATAAAATGGCTGTTCCGTTTGCTCGCGTTGCCACACAAACTGATGGGCGTGTTCGTCATGATCGAACAGTAAGGCGTCAGGATGGATCTGTCAGCGTATATTATACACTATTCAACGATACTCCATCAACGCTTATTCAAACCGCCGAAAATACACTTCCTGGTGACATAGATATCGTTGCAAAAAGGGAGAGCGCAATCATCATCGAGCGAAAAGGCTCATCATGGTTTGGGTCTCTTATATCCGAGTGCGGTGGCATTCTTCGGCAATGCCGTGCTGATGGATCAGAAACAACCCTCATTATTGAACTTCCACAAGAAGCGAATACACGAACAATCGTTGAGCGGATGATAGAAGCGTTCCCTAGACTTGAACTCACAGCACAGCGCCAGCATCATGAGACAAATTCAACACCAGAAGAGATTCGCGGTCAACTTGAACAACAACTCACAGACAGACAACTTGAGGCAATTGAAACCGCTCATACAATGGGATACTTCGATTGGCCGCGTGAAAGTAGCGGTGAAGAAGTCGCTGCAACACTTGGTATTACTCAGCCAACGGTGAATAAGCACATTCGACTTGGAGAGCATGGTATTTTCGAGTTGTTATTCGGGAATTTGTCGTAA
- a CDS encoding ArsR/SmtB family transcription factor, giving the protein MSMTPSLTQADAQTKNASKSGSTETERDDDDSMHIQEQQHPSNEIANTITATMTMDNENEDVDAPPHLELVDDEFARTIIMTLCDGSKRGREIASICDASRPTIYRRLNRLESAGFVRTTQTIGPDGHECKEFELIRDRLTVSIGDGSVVVQAHLQE; this is encoded by the coding sequence ATGTCAATGACACCGTCTCTGACTCAAGCTGACGCACAGACAAAGAATGCATCTAAGTCCGGATCTACCGAAACTGAGCGTGATGACGATGACTCGATGCATATCCAGGAACAACAGCATCCATCCAATGAAATAGCGAATACCATTACAGCGACAATGACGATGGATAATGAAAATGAGGACGTCGATGCGCCTCCGCATCTCGAGCTTGTTGATGATGAATTTGCCCGTACAATTATTATGACACTTTGTGATGGCTCAAAACGAGGGCGAGAGATAGCGTCTATTTGTGATGCTTCTCGACCCACTATTTATCGTCGGCTAAATAGACTTGAGTCGGCTGGATTTGTGAGGACAACCCAAACAATTGGACCAGATGGGCATGAGTGTAAAGAATTTGAACTCATTCGCGATCGACTGACAGTCTCAATTGGTGATGGGTCGGTCGTTGTTCAGGCACATCTTCAAGAGTAA